The following are encoded together in the Mesoplodon densirostris isolate mMesDen1 chromosome 2, mMesDen1 primary haplotype, whole genome shotgun sequence genome:
- the CREB3L4 gene encoding cyclic AMP-responsive element-binding protein 3-like protein 4 isoform X2 — MDFRTPDLLEMWLEPPEDVFSTGSFLELGLHGPPSEVPVTRLQEQGLQGWESSGGHGCGLQESEPEDFLKLFIDPNEVYCSEASPGSDSGISEDPRHPDSPPAPKPPSSPALYEVVYEAGTLERMQGEAGPAVGLISIQIDQWSPPFMVPDACVVSEPPPDAHAHILPRAGTVNSVPPAALLPCQTLFLTEEEKRLLGQEGVSLPSHLPLTKAEERVLKKVRRKIRNKQSAQDSRRRKKEYIDGLESRVAACSAQNQELQKKVQELERHNISLVTQLRQLQMLIVQTSNKAAQTSTCVLILLFSLALIILPSFSPFQGLPEAGPEDYQPHGVISRNILTHKDMTENLENPAVESRLEGPPGAKGVNGSTRTLLEKTGGRAGPSRHIRTVLHADEM; from the exons ATGGATTTCAGAACCCCTGACCTGCTGGAAATGTggctggagcctccagaagaCGTCTTCTCAACAGGATCCTTCCTGGAGCTGGGACTCCATGGTCCACCTTCAGAGGTCCCAGTAACTAGGCTACAGGAACAGGGGCTGCAAGGCTGGGAGTCCAGTGGGGGCCATGGCTGT GGTCTTCAAGAGAGTGAGCCTGAAGATTTCCTGAAACTTTTCATTGATCCCAATGAAGTGTACTGCTCAGAAGCATCTCCTGGCAGTGACAGTGGAATCTCTGAGGATCCTCGCCATCCAGACAGTCCCCCTGCCCCCAAGCCACCCAGTTCCCCTGCCCTCTATGAGGTTGTCTATGAGGCAGGGACCCTGGAGAGGATGCAGGGGGAAGCTGGGCCAGCTGTAGGGCTCATCTCCATCCAAATAG ATCAGTGGAGCCCACCATTTATGGTGCCTGATGCCTGTGTGGTCAGTGAGCCGCCTCCCGATGCTCATGCCCACATCCTGCCCAGAGCAGGCACTGTAAACTCAGTGCCTCCTGCAGCCCTG CTGCCCTGTCAAACCTTGTTCCTGACAGAAGAGGAGAAGCGTCTGCTGGGACAGGAAGGGGTGTCCCTACCCTCTCACCTGCCCCTCACCAAG GCAGAGGAGAGGGTCCTCAAGAAGGTCAGGAGGAAAATCCGTAACAAGCAGTCAGCTCAGGACAGTCGGCGGCGGAAGAAAGAGTACATCGATGGACTAGAGAGTAG GGTGGCTGCCTGTTCTGCACAGAACCAGGAACTACAGAAAAAAGTCCAGGAGCTGGAGAGGCACAACAT CTCCCTGGTGACTCAGCTCCGCCAGCTGCAGATGCTTATTGTTCAAACCTCCAACAAAGCCGCCCAGACTAGCACTTGTGTTCTG ATCCTTCTTTTCTCCTTGGCTCTCATCATCCTGCCCAGTTTCAGCCCCTTTCAGGGCTTACCAGAAGCTGGGCCTGAGGATTACCAGCCTCATGGAG TGATTTCCAGAAACATCCTGACTCACAAGGACATGACAGAAAATCTGGAGAATCCAGCGGTAGAGTCCAGATTGGAGGGGCCACCTGGGGCCAAGGGTGTAAATGGCTCAACAAGGACACTGCTTgagaagacaggagggagggcaggCCCCAGCAGGCACATCAGAACTGTATTGCATGCAGATGAGATGTGA
- the CREB3L4 gene encoding cyclic AMP-responsive element-binding protein 3-like protein 4 isoform X1 has protein sequence MDFRTPDLLEMWLEPPEDVFSTGSFLELGLHGPPSEVPVTRLQEQGLQGWESSGGHGCGLQESEPEDFLKLFIDPNEVYCSEASPGSDSGISEDPRHPDSPPAPKPPSSPALYEVVYEAGTLERMQGEAGPAVGLISIQIGQCSLWEADNGPSGPALTLGLRKFPQPVPLPRACGHPSPFSQPPVFPSDQWSPPFMVPDACVVSEPPPDAHAHILPRAGTVNSVPPAALLPCQTLFLTEEEKRLLGQEGVSLPSHLPLTKAEERVLKKVRRKIRNKQSAQDSRRRKKEYIDGLESRVAACSAQNQELQKKVQELERHNISLVTQLRQLQMLIVQTSNKAAQTSTCVLILLFSLALIILPSFSPFQGLPEAGPEDYQPHGVISRNILTHKDMTENLENPAVESRLEGPPGAKGVNGSTRTLLEKTGGRAGPSRHIRTVLHADEM, from the exons ATGGATTTCAGAACCCCTGACCTGCTGGAAATGTggctggagcctccagaagaCGTCTTCTCAACAGGATCCTTCCTGGAGCTGGGACTCCATGGTCCACCTTCAGAGGTCCCAGTAACTAGGCTACAGGAACAGGGGCTGCAAGGCTGGGAGTCCAGTGGGGGCCATGGCTGT GGTCTTCAAGAGAGTGAGCCTGAAGATTTCCTGAAACTTTTCATTGATCCCAATGAAGTGTACTGCTCAGAAGCATCTCCTGGCAGTGACAGTGGAATCTCTGAGGATCCTCGCCATCCAGACAGTCCCCCTGCCCCCAAGCCACCCAGTTCCCCTGCCCTCTATGAGGTTGTCTATGAGGCAGGGACCCTGGAGAGGATGCAGGGGGAAGCTGGGCCAGCTGTAGGGCTCATCTCCATCCAAATAGGTCAGTGTTCTTTGTGGGAAGCGGACAATGGCCCTTCAGGTCCAGCCCTAACCCTGGGGTTAAGGAAGTTTCCCCaacctgtgccactacccaggGCCTGCGGCCATCCATCTCCTTTCTCCCAGCCACCTGTGTTTCCCTCAGATCAGTGGAGCCCACCATTTATGGTGCCTGATGCCTGTGTGGTCAGTGAGCCGCCTCCCGATGCTCATGCCCACATCCTGCCCAGAGCAGGCACTGTAAACTCAGTGCCTCCTGCAGCCCTG CTGCCCTGTCAAACCTTGTTCCTGACAGAAGAGGAGAAGCGTCTGCTGGGACAGGAAGGGGTGTCCCTACCCTCTCACCTGCCCCTCACCAAG GCAGAGGAGAGGGTCCTCAAGAAGGTCAGGAGGAAAATCCGTAACAAGCAGTCAGCTCAGGACAGTCGGCGGCGGAAGAAAGAGTACATCGATGGACTAGAGAGTAG GGTGGCTGCCTGTTCTGCACAGAACCAGGAACTACAGAAAAAAGTCCAGGAGCTGGAGAGGCACAACAT CTCCCTGGTGACTCAGCTCCGCCAGCTGCAGATGCTTATTGTTCAAACCTCCAACAAAGCCGCCCAGACTAGCACTTGTGTTCTG ATCCTTCTTTTCTCCTTGGCTCTCATCATCCTGCCCAGTTTCAGCCCCTTTCAGGGCTTACCAGAAGCTGGGCCTGAGGATTACCAGCCTCATGGAG TGATTTCCAGAAACATCCTGACTCACAAGGACATGACAGAAAATCTGGAGAATCCAGCGGTAGAGTCCAGATTGGAGGGGCCACCTGGGGCCAAGGGTGTAAATGGCTCAACAAGGACACTGCTTgagaagacaggagggagggcaggCCCCAGCAGGCACATCAGAACTGTATTGCATGCAGATGAGATGTGA
- the JTB gene encoding protein JTB, whose protein sequence is MPAGAGRRGLPQGRHLCWLLCAFTLRLCQAEAPVREEKLSVSASNLPCWLVEEFVVVEECAPCSNFQAKTTPECGSTGYVEKITCSSTKRSEFKSCRSALMEQHLFWKFEGTVIGVALVFACLVIVRQRQLDRKALEKVRKQIESI, encoded by the exons ATGCCAGCGGGCGCGGGGAGGCGTGGCCTCCCCCAGGGCCGCCACCTCTGCTGGTTGCTCTGCGCTTTCACTTTAAGGCTCTG CCAAGCAGAAGCTCCCGTGCGGGAGGAGAAGCTGTCAG tGAGCGCCTCAAATTTGCCGTGCTGGCTGGTGGAAGAGTTTGTGGTGGTGGAAGAGTGTGCTCCATGTTCTAATTTCCAGGCT AAAACCACCCCCGAGTGTGGTTCCACAGGGTATGTGGAGAAAATCACATGCAGCTCAACTAAGAGGAGCGAGTTCAAAAG CTGCCGCTCAGCTCTGATGGAACAACACTTATTCTGGAAATTCGAAGGGACTGTCATAGGTGTGGCCTTGGTCTTTGCTTGCCTTGTCATTGTTCGTCAGCGACAACTGGACAGAAAGGCGCTGGAAAAGGTCCGGAAGCAAATTGAGTCCATATAG
- the CREB3L4 gene encoding cyclic AMP-responsive element-binding protein 3-like protein 4 isoform X3, producing the protein MDFRTPDLLEMWLEPPEDVFSTGSFLELGLHGPPSEGLQESEPEDFLKLFIDPNEVYCSEASPGSDSGISEDPRHPDSPPAPKPPSSPALYEVVYEAGTLERMQGEAGPAVGLISIQIDQWSPPFMVPDACVVSEPPPDAHAHILPRAGTVNSVPPAALLPCQTLFLTEEEKRLLGQEGVSLPSHLPLTKAEERVLKKVRRKIRNKQSAQDSRRRKKEYIDGLESRVAACSAQNQELQKKVQELERHNISLVTQLRQLQMLIVQTSNKAAQTSTCVLILLFSLALIILPSFSPFQGLPEAGPEDYQPHGVISRNILTHKDMTENLENPAVESRLEGPPGAKGVNGSTRTLLEKTGGRAGPSRHIRTVLHADEM; encoded by the exons ATGGATTTCAGAACCCCTGACCTGCTGGAAATGTggctggagcctccagaagaCGTCTTCTCAACAGGATCCTTCCTGGAGCTGGGACTCCATGGTCCACCTTCAGAG GGTCTTCAAGAGAGTGAGCCTGAAGATTTCCTGAAACTTTTCATTGATCCCAATGAAGTGTACTGCTCAGAAGCATCTCCTGGCAGTGACAGTGGAATCTCTGAGGATCCTCGCCATCCAGACAGTCCCCCTGCCCCCAAGCCACCCAGTTCCCCTGCCCTCTATGAGGTTGTCTATGAGGCAGGGACCCTGGAGAGGATGCAGGGGGAAGCTGGGCCAGCTGTAGGGCTCATCTCCATCCAAATAG ATCAGTGGAGCCCACCATTTATGGTGCCTGATGCCTGTGTGGTCAGTGAGCCGCCTCCCGATGCTCATGCCCACATCCTGCCCAGAGCAGGCACTGTAAACTCAGTGCCTCCTGCAGCCCTG CTGCCCTGTCAAACCTTGTTCCTGACAGAAGAGGAGAAGCGTCTGCTGGGACAGGAAGGGGTGTCCCTACCCTCTCACCTGCCCCTCACCAAG GCAGAGGAGAGGGTCCTCAAGAAGGTCAGGAGGAAAATCCGTAACAAGCAGTCAGCTCAGGACAGTCGGCGGCGGAAGAAAGAGTACATCGATGGACTAGAGAGTAG GGTGGCTGCCTGTTCTGCACAGAACCAGGAACTACAGAAAAAAGTCCAGGAGCTGGAGAGGCACAACAT CTCCCTGGTGACTCAGCTCCGCCAGCTGCAGATGCTTATTGTTCAAACCTCCAACAAAGCCGCCCAGACTAGCACTTGTGTTCTG ATCCTTCTTTTCTCCTTGGCTCTCATCATCCTGCCCAGTTTCAGCCCCTTTCAGGGCTTACCAGAAGCTGGGCCTGAGGATTACCAGCCTCATGGAG TGATTTCCAGAAACATCCTGACTCACAAGGACATGACAGAAAATCTGGAGAATCCAGCGGTAGAGTCCAGATTGGAGGGGCCACCTGGGGCCAAGGGTGTAAATGGCTCAACAAGGACACTGCTTgagaagacaggagggagggcaggCCCCAGCAGGCACATCAGAACTGTATTGCATGCAGATGAGATGTGA